The following coding sequences are from one Arthrobacter sp. 24S4-2 window:
- the cobA gene encoding uroporphyrinogen-III C-methyltransferase, whose protein sequence is MAIQDIYPTALRLLGRPVLVVGGGPVATRRAKGLLDAGARVTVVAPAASAGLEELADAGLLAWEQRPYRTSDVDGVWFVQTATGDSAVDSRVSADAEAQRVWCVNASDHEASAAWTPAVAVVDDVQIAVNAGGDPRRAMALRDAVATALETGDLPLRRRRASAGSVALVGGGPGDTGLITVRGRRLLGQADVVVADRLGPRELLKELAPDVRVIEVGKTPGHHPVPQAEINRILVDEALAGHRVVRLKGGDPYVLGRGGEEAEYCRQHGVEVEVVSGVTSAISVPAAAGIPVTHRGLAKGFSVVTGHEELSEVPARADHTIVLLMGVGQLRESAAALAGAGLPQDTPVGIVENGYLPNQRVTIGTLGSIADRAEATGVANPAVIVIGDVVRVSPFAPSHFKTADYSTTTPNQPRTTPSPQTSRTTRVLTT, encoded by the coding sequence ATGGCAATTCAGGATATTTACCCCACGGCACTGCGCCTGCTGGGCCGCCCCGTACTGGTGGTGGGCGGCGGGCCCGTGGCTACGCGCCGCGCCAAGGGACTGCTCGACGCCGGTGCCCGGGTAACCGTGGTTGCCCCCGCCGCCTCCGCCGGGCTTGAGGAACTGGCCGACGCCGGCCTCCTCGCCTGGGAGCAGCGCCCCTACCGGACTTCCGACGTCGACGGCGTCTGGTTCGTCCAGACCGCCACCGGCGATTCCGCCGTGGACTCCCGGGTTTCGGCCGACGCCGAGGCGCAGCGCGTCTGGTGCGTCAACGCCTCCGACCACGAAGCCTCTGCTGCCTGGACCCCCGCCGTCGCCGTGGTGGATGACGTGCAGATCGCCGTGAACGCCGGCGGAGACCCGCGCCGCGCCATGGCCCTGCGTGACGCCGTCGCCACCGCGCTGGAAACCGGGGACCTTCCGCTGCGCCGACGCCGCGCCTCTGCTGGAAGCGTGGCCCTCGTGGGCGGCGGCCCCGGCGACACCGGCCTCATCACAGTCCGCGGCCGCCGGCTCCTGGGCCAGGCCGACGTCGTGGTGGCAGACCGCCTCGGACCCCGCGAACTCCTCAAGGAACTCGCCCCGGATGTCCGTGTCATTGAGGTGGGCAAGACTCCCGGCCACCACCCTGTACCGCAGGCCGAGATCAACAGGATCCTCGTCGACGAAGCCCTCGCCGGCCACCGGGTAGTCCGGCTCAAGGGCGGGGACCCGTACGTCCTGGGCCGCGGCGGCGAGGAAGCAGAATACTGCCGCCAGCACGGCGTCGAGGTTGAAGTCGTCTCAGGCGTGACCTCAGCGATTTCCGTTCCCGCAGCCGCCGGCATCCCCGTGACGCACCGGGGCCTGGCCAAGGGCTTCAGCGTGGTCACCGGCCACGAGGAACTCTCCGAGGTCCCGGCCCGGGCCGACCACACCATCGTGCTGCTTATGGGAGTGGGCCAGCTCCGCGAATCCGCCGCCGCGCTGGCCGGTGCCGGTTTGCCTCAGGACACTCCAGTTGGCATCGTTGAGAACGGTTATCTGCCCAACCAGCGCGTGACCATTGGCACTCTCGGTTCCATCGCTGACCGGGCCGAGGCCACCGGCGTCGCGAATCCCGCTGTGATCGTGATCGGCGACGTTGTCCGCGTCAGCCCGTTCGCGCCGTCGCACTTCAAGACCGCCGACTACAGCACCACCACCCCGAACCAGCCCCGCACCACCCCAAGCCCTCAAACCTCGAGAACCACCCGCGTCCTCACCACCTAG
- a CDS encoding ABC transporter permease, producing the protein MPSNPTPVAEAPVTGEAPVTGAAPVLEPETRKVHAALTRSSTGNEDLRELESGLDSLQSDAHRAARIDWSRILLPVAALVVLVVAWQVYVSLGLKRRDLVPGPLDVLGQFGTLWADGSLQEAVWTSLQRGLIGFLISVAIATPIGLLLAQVAPLRRAFGPLISGLQVLPSVAWVPAAILWFGITDATVYFVVFMGAIPSIINGLISGVDQIPPQYRSVGTVLGANRLQMAIQIILPAALPGYLSGLKQGWAFSWRSLMAAEIIAVGGTIGFGLGSMLNQGRDLSDMTIVMSAILLILAVGILIELLVFAPIEKRLLRRRGLLAGSTR; encoded by the coding sequence ATGCCAAGTAACCCCACCCCGGTGGCTGAAGCCCCCGTCACCGGCGAAGCGCCCGTCACCGGCGCAGCGCCCGTCCTCGAGCCTGAGACCCGCAAGGTCCACGCGGCACTGACCCGGTCCTCCACCGGCAACGAAGACCTGCGCGAACTCGAATCGGGGCTCGATTCCCTGCAGTCGGACGCACACCGTGCGGCGCGCATCGACTGGAGCCGCATCCTGCTCCCGGTCGCTGCCCTCGTGGTGCTGGTCGTGGCGTGGCAGGTCTATGTTTCGCTCGGCCTCAAGCGGCGCGACCTGGTGCCAGGGCCCCTGGACGTGCTGGGCCAGTTCGGCACCTTGTGGGCCGACGGTTCGCTGCAGGAAGCCGTCTGGACGTCGCTGCAGCGAGGCCTTATCGGCTTCCTGATCAGCGTGGCCATCGCGACGCCCATCGGACTGCTGCTGGCACAGGTTGCCCCGCTGCGCCGCGCCTTCGGTCCGCTCATCTCCGGCCTGCAGGTGCTGCCCTCCGTGGCCTGGGTGCCCGCGGCCATCCTCTGGTTCGGCATCACTGACGCCACCGTGTACTTCGTGGTGTTCATGGGCGCCATCCCGTCCATCATCAACGGCCTGATCTCCGGCGTGGACCAGATCCCGCCGCAGTACCGCAGCGTCGGCACGGTCCTGGGCGCCAACCGGCTGCAAATGGCCATTCAAATCATCCTTCCCGCAGCATTGCCGGGTTACCTGAGCGGCCTCAAGCAGGGGTGGGCCTTCTCCTGGCGTTCCCTCATGGCCGCGGAAATCATCGCGGTGGGCGGCACCATCGGCTTCGGCCTCGGCTCCATGCTGAACCAGGGCCGCGACCTCTCTGACATGACAATCGTGATGTCAGCCATCCTGCTGATCCTGGCCGTCGGCATCCTGATCGAACTGCTCGTATTCGCGCCGATCGAAAAGCGCCTTCTCCGGCGCCGCGGCCTCCTCGCCGGCAGCACGCGCTAA
- a CDS encoding ABC transporter ATP-binding protein codes for MPVVLENLGKRFGDGAPVLDDVNASIAQGEFVALLGASGCGKSTLLNIMAGLELPTSGALEVPSDGAAFMFQDAALFPWLTARENIELALKLRGVGKAERRTKANELLDLVHLGGAGDKRPHELSGGMRQRVSLARSLAQDRQLLLMDEPFAALDAITRDLLHDELERIWKETGRTIVFVTHNVREAVRLGQRVLLLSSRPGRVVQEWNVTEEHRTDAGLAGQLTGVITARLREEIRRHAK; via the coding sequence ATGCCAGTCGTACTGGAAAACCTGGGCAAGCGCTTCGGCGACGGCGCCCCGGTGCTGGACGACGTCAACGCCAGCATCGCCCAAGGCGAGTTCGTCGCCCTCCTGGGTGCCTCCGGCTGCGGCAAGTCCACCTTGCTGAACATCATGGCGGGACTGGAACTCCCGACGTCGGGCGCCCTTGAGGTCCCCAGCGACGGCGCGGCCTTCATGTTCCAGGACGCCGCACTGTTCCCGTGGCTGACGGCCCGGGAGAACATCGAGCTCGCCCTGAAGCTGCGCGGCGTGGGCAAGGCCGAGCGTCGCACCAAGGCCAACGAACTCCTGGACCTGGTCCATCTGGGCGGTGCCGGCGACAAGCGCCCCCACGAGCTTTCCGGCGGCATGCGGCAGCGCGTCTCCCTGGCCCGCTCCCTGGCCCAGGACCGGCAGCTTCTCCTCATGGACGAGCCGTTCGCCGCGCTCGATGCCATCACCCGCGACCTCCTCCACGACGAGCTGGAACGCATTTGGAAGGAAACGGGCCGCACCATCGTTTTTGTGACGCACAACGTCCGCGAAGCCGTCCGGCTGGGCCAGCGGGTGCTCCTGCTGTCCTCCCGCCCCGGCCGCGTGGTGCAGGAGTGGAACGTCACCGAGGAACACCGAACCGACGCCGGTCTTGCCGGACAGCTGACCGGGGTCATCACCGCCCGGCTGCGAGAGGAGATCCGCCGCCATGCCAAGTAA
- a CDS encoding SRPBCC family protein, translating to MTVSFVCRTESALPREQLFDLARSIDAHLDSQADAGEQAVAGVTSGLIGTGQEVTWRARHFGLPIRMTSRITSLDFPERFVDEQVRGPFQTFRHVHEFEATDRGSIMTDRVEFTAPFGALGRIAEKLVLRRYLERLIAVRGLHLAGLVPPVPPA from the coding sequence ATGACCGTCAGCTTTGTGTGCCGCACCGAATCCGCCCTGCCCCGGGAACAGCTGTTCGACCTCGCGCGCAGCATCGACGCGCACCTGGACTCGCAGGCCGACGCGGGGGAGCAGGCCGTGGCGGGCGTGACGTCCGGCCTGATCGGCACCGGGCAGGAAGTGACGTGGCGCGCGCGGCACTTCGGGTTGCCAATACGGATGACCAGCCGCATCACGTCGCTGGACTTCCCCGAGCGCTTTGTGGACGAGCAGGTCCGCGGGCCGTTCCAGACCTTCCGGCACGTTCACGAGTTCGAGGCGACAGACCGCGGCAGCATCATGACCGACCGGGTGGAATTCACGGCTCCGTTCGGGGCGCTGGGCCGGATCGCGGAGAAGCTCGTGCTGCGCCGGTACCTGGAACGCCTGATCGCGGTGCGCGGCCTGCACCTCGCCGGCCTTGTTCCCCCCGTGCCACCTGCCTAG
- a CDS encoding GTP pyrophosphokinase family protein translates to MDDHEAVVASSLVQYAELLPRLNAASDAIGDAIRARLRDDGLNHHTVQARVKDPGSVREKLGRLTVAGKPKYGNGIVQLDDLIGVRVIMFLEPDIADVATALKGQFHCREDDDKTSSQRRNGQIGYAGRHLILEVPAENVPVGCQTFVGERFEVQIRTVLQHAWAAFEHDIRYKGGAEANAEVDRAFTMASTLIELADAQFSAINDIVKRRKAESTADFAANPATEITGDILQDMLARLLPEHPRSQARQYGWLGDLLAANSVRTVADAEELFGAADWSAVAKKMDYKFPAGQVRIADDFLLKNWGSEYIARTKSVGNDVKRESKLKYRLERMQD, encoded by the coding sequence TTGGACGATCATGAGGCAGTTGTTGCCAGCTCCCTGGTGCAGTACGCGGAGCTGCTGCCCCGGCTGAATGCGGCTTCGGACGCCATCGGCGATGCCATCCGGGCCCGGCTCAGGGACGACGGACTCAACCATCACACCGTTCAGGCCAGGGTCAAGGACCCCGGCTCTGTCAGGGAGAAGCTGGGCCGGTTGACCGTGGCCGGCAAACCCAAATACGGCAACGGCATTGTGCAGCTCGATGACCTTATCGGGGTCCGGGTGATCATGTTCCTGGAGCCCGACATCGCCGATGTTGCCACCGCTTTAAAGGGCCAGTTCCACTGCCGGGAAGACGACGACAAAACCAGCTCCCAGCGGCGCAACGGCCAGATCGGCTATGCGGGCAGGCACCTCATCCTCGAAGTGCCGGCCGAGAACGTACCCGTGGGCTGCCAGACGTTTGTTGGGGAGCGCTTTGAGGTCCAGATCCGCACGGTGCTGCAGCACGCATGGGCGGCCTTCGAGCATGACATCCGCTACAAGGGCGGAGCCGAAGCCAACGCGGAAGTGGACCGCGCGTTCACCATGGCGTCAACCCTGATCGAACTGGCGGACGCCCAGTTCTCGGCGATCAACGACATCGTCAAGCGCCGAAAGGCCGAGAGCACCGCCGACTTCGCCGCGAACCCCGCCACCGAGATCACCGGGGACATCCTCCAGGACATGCTGGCGCGGCTGCTGCCGGAACACCCCAGAAGCCAGGCCCGGCAGTACGGCTGGCTGGGGGACCTGCTGGCAGCCAACAGCGTCAGGACAGTGGCCGACGCCGAGGAGCTCTTCGGTGCCGCCGACTGGTCTGCCGTGGCCAAGAAGATGGACTACAAATTTCCCGCCGGCCAAGTGCGGATCGCGGACGACTTCCTGCTGAAGAACTGGGGCTCCGAATACATTGCCCGCACCAAATCCGTGGGCAACGACGTCAAACGGGAGTCGAAGCTGAAGTACCGTTTGGAGCGCATGCAGGACTGA
- a CDS encoding GYD domain-containing protein, which yields MPLYLSKFSYTPETWAKLISNPEDRRKAAQTYIESVGGKLHGFWYAFGSHDGYNLWEAPDNVSMAAVALAISGGGALSSFDTTVLLTVDETMEALRKAEQIKYRRPGT from the coding sequence ATGCCGCTCTATCTGTCGAAGTTCAGCTACACACCGGAGACCTGGGCGAAACTGATCAGCAACCCCGAGGACCGCAGGAAAGCAGCCCAGACCTACATCGAATCAGTCGGCGGAAAGCTCCATGGCTTTTGGTACGCATTTGGCTCTCACGACGGCTACAACCTCTGGGAGGCACCCGACAATGTGTCCATGGCCGCGGTCGCACTGGCGATCAGCGGAGGCGGGGCGCTGAGTTCGTTCGACACCACCGTGCTCCTGACCGTCGACGAAACAATGGAGGCCCTGCGGAAAGCCGAGCAGATCAAGTACCGGCGTCCGGGCACCTGA
- a CDS encoding FAD-dependent oxidoreductase: MSTNTTVGSAARPLRVAVVGSGPAGVYAADILTKSEAVKSGELTVSIDLFDRYPAPYGLIRYGVAPDHPRIKGIVNALHKVLDRGDIRFFGNVDYGTDLSIEDLRTHYDAVIFATGAIKDADLNIPGIELEGSYGGADFVSWYDGHPDVSREWPLDAKEIAVIGNGNVALDVARMLSKHADDLLVSEIPDNVYQGLKNSPVTDVHVFGRRGPAQVKFTPLELRELSHSKDVDIILYPEDFEFDEESDRQVQSNNQTKTMVGTLTNWIAEQPEDVSELKASRRLHLHFLHSPVEIYDDADAPGRVAGMKFERTELDGTGNARGTGELVDYPVQAVYRAIGYFGSALPEVEFDHKKGVVPNDGGRVLDAAGSHVPGIYATGWIKRGPVGLIGHTKGDALETVTYLLEDRENLPVAAFPEAEAVVELLDSRGVKFTSWEGWLALDAHERALGEKATETGSHGIEVARERVKVVPREDMVSISRDGVAAQV; the protein is encoded by the coding sequence GTGTCAACTAACACCACCGTAGGTTCTGCCGCCCGCCCGCTCCGGGTCGCCGTCGTGGGTTCCGGCCCCGCCGGCGTGTACGCCGCCGACATCCTCACCAAGAGCGAAGCCGTCAAGAGTGGCGAGCTGACCGTGAGCATCGACCTCTTTGACCGCTACCCGGCCCCCTACGGCCTGATCCGCTACGGCGTGGCCCCGGACCACCCGCGCATCAAGGGCATCGTCAACGCCCTGCACAAGGTCCTGGACCGCGGCGACATCAGGTTCTTCGGCAACGTGGACTACGGCACGGATCTCTCCATCGAGGACCTCCGTACCCACTACGACGCCGTCATCTTCGCCACCGGCGCCATCAAGGACGCGGACCTGAACATTCCGGGCATCGAACTCGAGGGCTCCTACGGCGGCGCCGACTTCGTCTCCTGGTACGACGGCCACCCCGACGTGTCCCGCGAATGGCCGCTGGATGCCAAGGAAATCGCCGTGATCGGCAACGGCAACGTGGCACTGGACGTGGCCCGCATGCTCTCCAAGCACGCCGACGACCTGCTGGTCTCCGAGATCCCGGACAACGTCTACCAGGGCCTCAAGAACTCGCCCGTCACGGACGTGCACGTCTTCGGCCGCCGCGGACCGGCCCAGGTGAAGTTCACCCCGCTGGAACTGCGCGAACTGTCCCACTCCAAGGACGTGGACATCATCCTGTACCCGGAGGACTTCGAGTTCGACGAGGAATCAGACCGCCAGGTCCAGAGCAACAACCAGACCAAGACCATGGTGGGCACGCTCACCAACTGGATTGCCGAGCAGCCCGAGGACGTTTCCGAGCTCAAGGCATCCCGCCGCCTGCACCTGCATTTCCTGCACAGCCCGGTTGAAATTTACGACGACGCCGACGCCCCCGGCCGCGTTGCCGGCATGAAATTTGAGCGCACCGAGCTGGACGGCACGGGCAACGCCCGCGGCACCGGCGAGTTGGTGGACTACCCGGTCCAGGCCGTGTACCGCGCCATCGGCTACTTCGGTTCCGCCCTCCCGGAGGTCGAGTTCGACCACAAGAAGGGTGTTGTACCGAACGACGGCGGCCGCGTGCTGGACGCTGCCGGCAGCCACGTTCCGGGCATCTACGCCACCGGCTGGATCAAGCGCGGCCCGGTGGGCCTCATCGGCCACACCAAGGGCGACGCCCTCGAAACCGTGACATACCTGCTCGAAGACCGCGAGAACCTGCCGGTTGCCGCCTTCCCCGAGGCGGAGGCCGTCGTCGAACTTCTGGACTCCCGCGGCGTGAAGTTCACCAGCTGGGAAGGCTGGCTGGCCCTGGATGCGCACGAACGCGCACTGGGCGAGAAGGCCACGGAGACCGGTTCGCACGGCATTGAGGTTGCCCGTGAGCGCGTCAAGGTTGTGCCCCGCGAGGACATGGTGTCCATCTCCCGTGACGGAGTGGCCGCGCAGGTCTAG
- a CDS encoding ABC transporter substrate-binding protein, which produces MTSPQPGMTRIVAGERNKPKRTRAVEVLVALGLVLLIAAGAVVASTLSRSTEAQAAAPTPAAELKLGYFGNVTHAPALVGVKEGFIAKNLGETKLSTQVFNAGPAAIEALNAGAIDATYIGPSPAINSFVKSQGESVSIIAGAAAGGAQLVVKPEIGSAADLKGKTLASPQLGGTQDVALRAWLAGQGYKTNTDGSGDVAINPTENAQTLKLFQDGKLDGAWLPEPWASRLVLQAGAKVLVDEKDLWVGSLTGKPGEFPTTILIVNRKFAAEHPDTVKALLKGHAESVKWLNDTPDAEKASVLNTALKESSGAELQPDVIDRSLKNIVFTVDPLAGSYKKLLEDGVKAGTTKQADINGIFDLTALNSVTAETGGEQVSAAGLGKD; this is translated from the coding sequence ATGACAAGTCCCCAGCCCGGAATGACCCGCATCGTGGCAGGAGAGCGCAACAAACCGAAGCGCACGCGCGCCGTCGAGGTTCTGGTTGCCCTCGGCCTGGTGCTGCTCATTGCCGCCGGTGCCGTGGTGGCGTCAACACTTTCCCGTAGCACTGAAGCCCAGGCCGCCGCTCCCACGCCTGCCGCGGAGCTGAAGCTTGGCTACTTCGGCAACGTCACCCACGCCCCTGCCCTGGTCGGGGTGAAGGAGGGCTTCATCGCGAAGAACCTCGGGGAGACGAAGCTGAGCACGCAGGTGTTCAACGCCGGCCCGGCAGCGATCGAGGCGCTGAACGCGGGCGCTATCGACGCCACGTACATCGGCCCGAGCCCGGCCATCAACTCGTTCGTGAAGAGCCAGGGCGAGTCCGTCAGCATTATCGCCGGTGCTGCCGCGGGCGGGGCGCAGCTGGTGGTCAAGCCGGAGATCGGTTCCGCGGCGGATCTGAAGGGCAAGACCCTCGCCTCGCCGCAGCTGGGCGGGACCCAGGATGTGGCGCTGCGGGCCTGGCTGGCCGGGCAGGGCTACAAGACCAACACCGACGGCAGCGGCGACGTGGCGATCAACCCGACTGAGAACGCGCAGACGCTCAAGCTGTTCCAGGACGGCAAGCTCGACGGTGCGTGGCTGCCCGAGCCCTGGGCGTCCCGGCTGGTGCTGCAGGCCGGCGCGAAGGTCCTGGTGGACGAGAAGGACCTCTGGGTCGGCTCCCTCACAGGCAAGCCGGGCGAGTTCCCCACCACCATCCTGATCGTGAACAGGAAATTCGCCGCCGAGCACCCGGACACCGTCAAGGCACTGCTGAAGGGCCACGCCGAGTCCGTGAAATGGCTCAACGACACCCCTGACGCAGAAAAGGCGAGCGTGCTGAATACTGCCCTGAAGGAATCCTCGGGCGCCGAACTGCAGCCCGACGTCATCGACCGGTCGCTAAAGAACATCGTCTTCACCGTGGATCCCCTGGCCGGAAGCTACAAGAAGCTGCTCGAGGACGGCGTGAAGGCCGGCACCACCAAGCAGGCCGACATCAACGGCATCTTCGACCTCACCGCCCTGAACAGCGTCACCGCCGAAACCGGCGGCGAGCAGGTCTCCGCAGCCGGGCTCGGCAAGGACTAA
- a CDS encoding putative quinol monooxygenase: MAPKFGLLAMVEAQPGKEQEVWDFLNGGREIVDNEPGTRTWYAFRVSENTFGIFDTFDTEEDRQAHLHGAIPAALAEHGPAMLAKDPDIKLIELIAVK, from the coding sequence GTGGCACCAAAGTTTGGACTGCTAGCAATGGTCGAGGCCCAACCCGGGAAGGAACAGGAAGTGTGGGACTTCCTCAACGGAGGCCGGGAGATCGTGGACAACGAGCCGGGCACCCGGACCTGGTATGCCTTCCGGGTCAGCGAAAACACGTTCGGCATTTTCGACACCTTTGATACCGAGGAGGACAGGCAGGCCCACCTCCACGGTGCCATTCCGGCCGCACTCGCTGAACACGGCCCGGCCATGCTCGCCAAGGATCCCGACATCAAGCTGATCGAACTCATCGCCGTGAAGTAG